From Vicingus serpentipes, the proteins below share one genomic window:
- a CDS encoding CDGSH iron-sulfur domain-containing protein has translation MDLPKRAGDTPIAVELEEGKNYAWCTCGLSSKQPFCDGKHSGTEFRPQMLKAEKSETKYLCACKATANGPFCDGSHK, from the coding sequence ATGGATTTACCTAAAAGAGCTGGAGATACTCCAATAGCTGTAGAATTAGAAGAAGGAAAAAATTATGCATGGTGCACTTGTGGATTATCTTCAAAACAACCATTTTGTGATGGAAAACATTCAGGAACAGAGTTTAGACCACAAATGTTAAAAGCTGAAAAGTCAGAAACAAAATATTTATGTGCTTGTAAAGCAACTGCTAATGGACCATTTTGCGATGGTTCGCACAAATAG
- a CDS encoding nitroreductase family protein, with protein MEVLDLINERFSPYEFTDKLLTEKEMLALFEAAGKAASAFNEQPWRFIYALKQDEEAFNAIHSCLVEGNQGWTKDVAALIITVVSKNYAKNGNENTVRKHDLGLAVGNLTVQASSMGIHLHQMAGIVPQNAIEKLNIPEGYEPVTAIALGYYDGESGVKPRKPISEIAFKGKMK; from the coding sequence ATGGAAGTGTTAGATTTAATAAATGAAAGATTTAGTCCTTATGAATTTACGGATAAGTTATTAACTGAAAAAGAAATGTTAGCGTTGTTTGAGGCGGCAGGAAAGGCTGCTTCGGCATTTAATGAGCAACCTTGGCGTTTTATTTATGCTTTAAAGCAAGATGAAGAAGCTTTTAATGCAATTCATTCTTGTTTAGTTGAAGGAAATCAAGGATGGACTAAAGATGTGGCTGCTTTAATTATTACTGTAGTAAGTAAAAATTATGCTAAAAACGGAAATGAGAATACTGTAAGAAAGCACGACTTAGGATTAGCTGTTGGCAATTTAACAGTTCAAGCTTCAAGTATGGGAATCCATTTACATCAAATGGCAGGGATAGTTCCTCAAAATGCAATTGAAAAATTAAATATTCCAGAAGGATATGAACCGGTTACTGCAATAGCTTTAGGTTATTATGATGGTGAGAGTGGAGTAAAGCCAAGAAAACCAATTTCTGAAATAGCTTTTAAAGGAAAAATGAAATAA
- a CDS encoding pirin family protein — MTVKIIREKDQAKGAFAGGLILENKPIGFPQDGGKQKPYSNLFYWANAWSTNGGLIGEHPHKFFEIMSFVIEGEIEHYDNKFDRWLSLSKGDAQIIRAGNGITHAEKIKKNSRMFQIWFDPNVQETMSKSATYDDYKSADMNFFEKNGIAYKNFTGNGGPIQMDSEGVEINELTISKGEHRVTLSVDKTHSLYLIKGSIEIDKELLAENDFLIIEDESSINLNVNSEALVFMISSPKKLSHKSYSELVRF; from the coding sequence ATGACAGTAAAAATTATAAGAGAAAAAGATCAAGCAAAAGGAGCTTTTGCTGGCGGTTTAATTTTAGAAAATAAGCCAATTGGTTTTCCTCAAGATGGAGGAAAACAGAAACCATATTCTAATTTATTTTATTGGGCAAATGCTTGGTCAACAAATGGAGGTTTAATAGGAGAACATCCGCATAAATTTTTTGAAATAATGTCGTTTGTTATTGAAGGTGAAATCGAGCATTATGATAATAAGTTTGATAGATGGTTGTCGCTTAGTAAAGGAGATGCTCAAATTATAAGAGCTGGGAATGGTATTACTCATGCTGAAAAAATTAAAAAGAATAGTAGAATGTTTCAGATTTGGTTCGACCCAAATGTTCAAGAAACAATGAGTAAATCAGCAACTTATGATGACTACAAATCAGCGGACATGAACTTTTTTGAAAAAAATGGAATAGCTTATAAAAACTTTACAGGAAATGGCGGTCCAATACAAATGGATAGTGAAGGAGTTGAAATTAATGAATTAACTATTTCAAAAGGAGAGCATAGAGTAACTTTGAGTGTTGATAAAACACATTCTTTATACCTTATTAAAGGAAGTATAGAAATTGATAAAGAATTATTAGCAGAAAATGATTTTTTGATTATTGAAGATGAGAGCTCAATAAATTTGAATGTTAATTCAGAGGCTTTAGTTTTTATGATATCATCACCAAAGAAATTGAGTCACAAATCATATTCAGAATTAGTTAGGTTTTAA
- a CDS encoding MarR family winged helix-turn-helix transcriptional regulator: MKLEDEIKQKKFKNEFQKLALNIIFTGNWLNSNSIKTFKPFGISPQQYNVLRILKGQHPDAISVNCIAERMLDKNSNASRLVDKLKIKNLVKREICEHDRRQVDIAITDKGIDLLKQMESISDLIDAKIKSSLSDDEAAQLNLFLDKIRG; encoded by the coding sequence ATGAAATTAGAAGATGAAATAAAGCAGAAAAAGTTTAAGAATGAATTTCAAAAATTAGCTTTAAATATAATATTTACAGGTAATTGGTTAAACAGTAATTCCATTAAAACTTTTAAGCCATTTGGTATTAGTCCTCAACAATATAATGTGTTAAGAATTCTTAAGGGGCAACATCCGGATGCAATTTCGGTAAATTGTATAGCTGAGCGTATGTTAGATAAAAACTCTAATGCCAGTAGATTGGTTGATAAACTTAAAATTAAAAATTTAGTTAAAAGAGAGATTTGCGAACATGATAGGAGACAAGTGGATATTGCAATTACTGACAAAGGTATTGACTTGTTAAAGCAAATGGAGTCAATTTCAGATCTTATTGATGCTAAAATTAAATCTAGTTTATCTGATGACGAAGCCGCTCAATTGAATTTGTTTTTAGATAAAATTAGGGGTTAA
- a CDS encoding phosphoribosylaminoimidazolesuccinocarboxamide synthase → MQTNVIRETNFNFPGQTAYYKGKVRDVYTIDNNLLVMIVSDRISAFDVVLPKAIPFKGQVLNQIAAKFLKATEDILPNWVTAVPDPSVTVGKMCESFKVEMVIRGYLSGHAWREYKEGKRILCGVVMPDGMKENDKFPEPIITPTTKASFGHDEDISREEILAQGIVSEVDYLKLEDYTRKIFQRGTEIAADKGLILVDTKYEFGKVGDEIYLIDEIHTPDSSRYFYNDGYVERQEKGEKQKQLSKEFLREWLIENGFQGKEGQQIPEMTDDLINQISERYIELYEHITGEKFIKSDVSDVIQRVEGNINKAIAQLV, encoded by the coding sequence ATGCAAACCAACGTTATTAGAGAAACGAATTTCAATTTTCCAGGGCAAACTGCTTATTATAAAGGAAAAGTTAGAGATGTATATACAATAGATAATAATCTGTTGGTAATGATTGTGTCAGATCGTATTTCAGCATTTGATGTTGTTTTGCCAAAAGCGATACCTTTTAAAGGGCAAGTTTTAAACCAAATTGCAGCAAAGTTTTTAAAGGCTACAGAAGATATTTTACCTAACTGGGTAACTGCAGTTCCTGATCCAAGTGTTACTGTTGGTAAAATGTGCGAATCTTTTAAAGTTGAAATGGTCATAAGAGGATATTTGTCTGGCCATGCATGGAGAGAATATAAAGAAGGGAAAAGAATTTTGTGTGGTGTTGTTATGCCTGATGGAATGAAAGAAAATGACAAGTTTCCAGAACCAATAATTACACCAACTACTAAAGCGAGCTTTGGTCATGATGAAGATATTAGCAGAGAAGAAATTTTAGCACAAGGAATAGTTTCGGAAGTTGATTATCTTAAGTTAGAAGACTACACTCGTAAAATATTTCAGAGAGGAACTGAGATAGCAGCTGATAAAGGATTAATATTAGTAGATACTAAATATGAGTTTGGTAAAGTAGGAGATGAAATTTATTTAATAGATGAAATTCATACACCAGATTCATCTCGTTATTTTTATAATGATGGTTATGTCGAAAGACAAGAAAAAGGAGAGAAGCAGAAACAACTATCTAAAGAATTTTTACGTGAATGGTTAATTGAAAATGGTTTCCAAGGAAAGGAGGGGCAACAAATTCCTGAAATGACAGATGATTTAATTAATCAAATTTCCGAAAGATACATCGAATTGTATGAGCACATTACAGGAGAAAAATTTATAAAATCTGATGTTTCAGACGTAATTCAAAGAGTAGAGGGTAATATTAATAAAGCAATAGCTCAATTAGTTTAA
- a CDS encoding lysophospholipid acyltransferase family protein, protein MNESYHTPENHQQAFLDKLSLGSSVYFCARFVAKLFQNRKLALANQLDTKAWASKSMEMLKLVEDCGGKFHIEGLENILKSKEPVIFVGNHMSTLETMILPGLIASKREVTFVVKQSLMTHPIFGPVMCARKPIAVDRKNPAIDFKKVMKDGVENLKKNISIVIFPQSHREIDFNPIHFNKMGIKLAKLAKVSIVPVAIKTDFWKNGKIIKDVGGLNRKLPIHIKFGEPISINSPGNEEHQKVIDFISLNLNNWRKIENGI, encoded by the coding sequence TTGAACGAATCATATCATACACCTGAAAATCATCAACAAGCATTTTTAGATAAATTATCACTAGGTTCTTCAGTGTATTTTTGTGCTCGGTTTGTTGCTAAACTTTTTCAAAATAGGAAGTTAGCTTTAGCTAATCAGTTAGATACAAAAGCATGGGCATCAAAGTCAATGGAGATGTTAAAGTTAGTTGAGGATTGTGGGGGTAAATTTCATATCGAAGGTCTTGAAAATATTTTAAAATCAAAAGAACCAGTAATTTTTGTTGGCAACCATATGAGTACATTGGAAACAATGATTTTACCAGGTTTAATTGCTTCTAAACGAGAGGTTACTTTTGTTGTTAAGCAAAGCTTAATGACACATCCAATCTTTGGGCCTGTTATGTGTGCAAGAAAACCTATTGCAGTTGATCGTAAAAATCCAGCAATAGACTTTAAAAAAGTGATGAAAGATGGGGTTGAGAATTTGAAAAAAAACATATCTATTGTAATATTCCCGCAAAGTCATCGTGAAATAGATTTTAATCCAATCCATTTTAATAAAATGGGTATTAAACTAGCTAAGCTAGCTAAAGTTTCTATTGTTCCTGTAGCAATAAAAACTGATTTCTGGAAAAATGGTAAAATCATAAAAGATGTGGGTGGTTTAAATAGAAAACTTCCGATACATATTAAGTTTGGTGAACCAATTTCTATAAATAGCCCTGGTAATGAAGAGCATCAAAAGGTAATTGATTTTATTTCTCTAAATTTAAATAATTGGAGAAAGATTGAGAATGGTATTTAA
- a CDS encoding TPM domain-containing protein → MKKIISILLVLYSFGAYAQNCLLDQKPVQDLVQDYAGVLTEAEEQGLRQALIAFNDTVSTQVLLVTVTDLCGFDKAEFTYSLGEKWGVGQKGKNNGVVIMIKPKEIDGKGEAFIAPGYGLEGVLPDAIAKRIVENEMIPYFKEKNYFSGISNAVFTVMEISAGEYSADDYAKKANIKTFIPFLIILLIMGLIFYSRAKQARSYAATNGLGFWAAWSLLNAASRSHGGSYNNFTSGGGSFGGGSSFGGFGGGSFGGGGAGGSW, encoded by the coding sequence ATGAAAAAAATAATTTCAATATTACTTGTTCTTTATTCTTTTGGAGCTTATGCTCAAAATTGTTTACTCGACCAAAAACCTGTTCAGGATTTGGTTCAAGATTACGCAGGTGTTTTAACAGAAGCTGAAGAACAAGGTCTTAGGCAAGCCTTAATCGCTTTTAATGATACGGTTTCTACTCAGGTTTTGTTGGTAACAGTTACTGATTTATGCGGATTTGATAAAGCTGAGTTTACTTATTCGTTAGGAGAGAAATGGGGTGTAGGACAAAAAGGCAAAAATAATGGTGTTGTAATCATGATAAAGCCTAAAGAAATTGATGGTAAAGGTGAAGCTTTTATTGCTCCAGGTTATGGTTTGGAGGGAGTGTTGCCAGATGCTATTGCTAAACGAATTGTTGAGAATGAAATGATTCCTTATTTTAAAGAGAAGAATTATTTCAGTGGCATTTCAAATGCAGTATTTACAGTGATGGAAATTTCTGCAGGTGAGTATTCTGCCGACGATTATGCTAAAAAAGCCAACATTAAAACCTTTATACCTTTTCTTATTATTTTATTAATAATGGGACTAATTTTTTATTCTAGGGCAAAACAAGCTAGAAGTTATGCAGCAACAAATGGCTTAGGGTTTTGGGCTGCATGGTCATTATTGAATGCTGCAAGTCGAAGTCATGGAGGTTCATATAATAACTTTACATCTGGCGGAGGTTCGTTTGGAGGAGGTAGCAGTTTTGGTGGCTTTGGTGGAGGCTCTTTTGGTGGAGGTGGTGCAGGAGGGAGTTGGTAA
- a CDS encoding TPM domain-containing protein, with product MPSKIFTEEQKKQIVDAIKQAEKNTSGEIRVHIEKKCKEDVLDHAAFMFDELEMQKTELRNGVLIYLAVEDRKLAILGDAGINMKVPKGFWDETKDVMINHFKNGDYAKGLSEGIIKAGEQLKEHYPYQSDDTNELSDEISFGK from the coding sequence ATGCCTTCAAAAATATTTACAGAAGAACAAAAAAAACAAATTGTTGATGCGATAAAGCAAGCTGAAAAAAACACTTCTGGTGAAATTAGAGTTCACATAGAAAAAAAGTGTAAAGAAGATGTTTTAGACCATGCAGCTTTTATGTTTGATGAGTTGGAAATGCAAAAAACCGAATTGCGAAATGGAGTGTTAATTTATCTTGCTGTAGAAGATAGAAAATTGGCTATTCTTGGTGATGCTGGAATTAATATGAAAGTGCCTAAAGGCTTTTGGGACGAAACCAAAGATGTTATGATTAATCATTTTAAAAATGGTGATTATGCTAAAGGTTTGAGTGAAGGCATAATTAAAGCAGGAGAACAATTAAAGGAGCATTATCCTTATCAAAGTGACGATACAAATGAATTGTCTGACGAAATTTCATTTGGAAAATAA
- a CDS encoding LemA family protein, protein MKKSLIILGVVALIIMIAISSIVGSYNNMVTMDESVSGQWSQVENVYQRRADLIPNLVNTVKGYASHEKETLEGVIEARSKATQTTIDPSKLNAESIKQFAAAQDGLSSALSKLMVVVERYPDLKANQNFLELQAQLEGTENRISVERKKFNDTAKEYNTFIRKFPKNIWAGMFGFEKRDYFEAQAGAEKAPEVQF, encoded by the coding sequence ATGAAAAAATCATTGATAATACTTGGAGTTGTAGCTTTAATCATAATGATTGCTATTTCTTCAATAGTTGGGTCGTATAATAATATGGTTACAATGGATGAGTCTGTTTCTGGACAGTGGTCACAAGTCGAAAATGTTTATCAACGAAGAGCTGATCTTATTCCAAATTTGGTAAATACTGTAAAAGGTTATGCTTCTCATGAAAAGGAAACATTAGAAGGTGTTATCGAGGCTCGTTCAAAAGCTACACAAACTACTATTGATCCAAGTAAATTAAATGCAGAATCAATTAAGCAATTTGCTGCAGCGCAAGACGGATTAAGTTCTGCATTAAGTAAATTAATGGTTGTTGTAGAACGTTATCCAGATTTAAAAGCAAATCAAAACTTTTTAGAGTTACAAGCTCAATTAGAAGGTACGGAGAACAGGATTTCTGTTGAACGTAAAAAGTTTAATGATACTGCTAAAGAATATAATACATTTATCCGTAAGTTTCCTAAAAATATATGGGCAGGCATGTTTGGCTTTGAGAAAAGAGATTATTTTGAAGCTCAAGCTGGAGCTGAAAAAGCACCAGAAGTTCAATTTTAA
- the htpG gene encoding molecular chaperone HtpG: MAKGKIKVNTENIFPIIKKFLYSDHEIFLRELIANATDATKKLHALASMGDFKGEIGDDTIEIILDKKAKTITVSDKGIGMSQEEVKKYINQIAFSGAEEFVNKFKDQAESSNIIGKFGLGFYSSFMVAERVEIISKNYKDEEASHWECDGSPEYSLKAGNKETRGTDIILHIAEDSTEFLEEARINNLLTKYCKFMPVAIKFGQKSEWVDNKEGKKDKDGNVEKEEVKVDNVVNNPSPAWTKAPSSLDDEDYKSFYRELYPMNFEDPLFHIHLNVDYPFNLTGILYFPKIKPNMEVQKDKIQLYSRQVFITDSVEGIVPDFLTLLHGVIDSPDIPLNVSRSYLQSDGAVKKIASHISKKVSDKLEELFKKDRADFESKWDDIKVFIEYGMLSDDKFFERAQKFALYKTTTGKYYTLDELKETIKPAQTDKDDKLVVLYANDVDGQHSYIESATNKGYEVIVLDSPLTAHLVGKLEQTLENSTFVRIDADTIDKLIDKNEEIPSKLSDEEKEKLKPVIEDVVEKSKFNVQFESMNETDQPMTIVQPEFMRRMKDMSAVGGGMNMFGGAMPDSYNLVVNVNHPVISKMLAEKDADLQKQIAKQTADLALLSQNMLKGEELTNFIKRSIELI; encoded by the coding sequence ATGGCAAAAGGAAAAATTAAAGTAAACACGGAAAATATCTTTCCTATCATTAAAAAGTTTTTATACTCAGATCACGAAATATTTTTGAGAGAATTAATCGCTAACGCAACAGATGCAACTAAAAAGCTTCATGCTTTAGCGTCTATGGGTGATTTCAAAGGTGAAATAGGAGATGATACAATTGAAATAATTTTAGATAAAAAAGCAAAAACTATTACCGTTAGTGATAAAGGTATAGGGATGAGTCAAGAAGAAGTGAAAAAGTACATTAATCAAATTGCTTTTTCAGGTGCTGAGGAGTTTGTAAATAAATTTAAAGATCAAGCTGAATCGAGTAACATTATCGGGAAATTTGGTTTAGGGTTTTATTCATCTTTTATGGTAGCCGAAAGGGTTGAAATTATCTCTAAAAACTACAAGGATGAAGAGGCTTCTCATTGGGAATGTGATGGGAGTCCTGAGTATTCTTTAAAAGCGGGTAATAAAGAAACAAGAGGAACTGACATAATTTTACATATTGCTGAAGATTCAACTGAATTTTTAGAGGAAGCAAGAATTAATAACTTGCTTACAAAGTATTGTAAGTTTATGCCTGTGGCAATTAAGTTTGGTCAAAAATCAGAATGGGTTGACAATAAAGAAGGCAAGAAAGATAAAGATGGAAATGTAGAAAAGGAAGAAGTTAAAGTTGATAATGTTGTAAATAACCCTTCCCCTGCATGGACTAAAGCACCTTCTAGTCTTGACGATGAAGATTATAAAAGTTTTTATCGTGAATTGTATCCAATGAATTTTGAAGATCCATTGTTTCATATTCATTTAAATGTTGATTACCCGTTTAACCTTACCGGGATATTGTATTTCCCTAAGATTAAACCAAATATGGAAGTACAAAAAGATAAAATTCAATTGTACTCACGTCAAGTTTTTATTACTGATTCAGTAGAAGGGATAGTACCTGATTTCCTAACACTTTTACATGGAGTAATAGATTCTCCAGATATACCATTAAACGTTTCTCGTTCTTACTTACAAAGTGATGGTGCGGTTAAGAAAATCGCAAGTCATATTTCTAAAAAAGTATCGGATAAATTAGAAGAATTATTTAAGAAAGATAGAGCTGATTTTGAGAGTAAATGGGATGATATTAAGGTGTTTATAGAATATGGAATGTTGTCGGATGATAAGTTTTTTGAAAGAGCTCAGAAATTTGCTTTGTACAAAACAACTACAGGGAAATATTATACCTTAGATGAATTAAAAGAAACAATTAAACCTGCACAAACTGACAAGGATGATAAATTAGTTGTTCTTTATGCAAATGATGTTGATGGTCAACATTCATACATAGAATCAGCAACAAATAAAGGGTATGAAGTAATAGTTTTAGATTCTCCATTAACTGCTCATTTGGTTGGTAAGTTGGAGCAAACTCTAGAAAATTCAACTTTTGTTAGGATAGATGCTGATACAATAGATAAGTTAATTGATAAGAATGAGGAAATTCCAAGTAAATTATCAGATGAAGAGAAAGAAAAACTTAAACCAGTAATTGAAGACGTTGTTGAAAAAAGTAAATTCAATGTTCAATTTGAGAGCATGAATGAAACTGATCAACCAATGACAATTGTTCAGCCAGAGTTTATGAGAAGGATGAAAGATATGAGTGCTGTTGGTGGTGGCATGAATATGTTTGGTGGAGCAATGCCAGATTCATATAATTTAGTAGTAAATGTTAATCACCCAGTTATAAGTAAAATGTTGGCTGAAAAAGATGCTGATTTACAAAAACAGATAGCGAAACAAACTGCTGATTTAGCTTTATTATCTCAAAATATGCTAAAAGGCGAAGAATTAACTAATTTTATAAAAAGAAGTATCGAATTAATTTAA